One Nocardia iowensis DNA window includes the following coding sequences:
- a CDS encoding GNAT family N-acetyltransferase: MSSNTDQSAIAGASTTGSMPALRIVVDDLSGPEIAALLTDHLSDMAAHSPAESMHALDLDGLRRPEITFWSGWDGDTLAGCAALKQLDDEHAEIKSMRTAATHKRRGIASILLRHLLAEATARGYRRVSLETGAGEFFVPAQKLYAAHGFEFCDPFGDYRLDPYSVFMTRTL; this comes from the coding sequence ATGTCTAGCAACACCGACCAGTCTGCTATCGCGGGCGCCTCCACCACCGGCTCGATGCCCGCCCTGCGCATCGTGGTCGACGACCTCTCCGGACCGGAGATCGCCGCCCTGCTCACCGACCACCTGAGCGACATGGCCGCGCACTCCCCCGCCGAGAGCATGCACGCCCTCGACCTGGACGGCCTGCGCCGCCCGGAGATCACCTTCTGGAGCGGGTGGGACGGCGACACCCTCGCGGGCTGCGCGGCACTCAAGCAGCTCGACGACGAGCACGCCGAGATCAAGTCGATGCGCACGGCCGCGACGCACAAGCGCCGCGGCATCGCCTCGATCCTGTTGCGCCACCTTCTCGCCGAGGCAACCGCGCGCGGGTATCGGCGGGTGAGCCTGGAAACGGGCGCGGGCGAGTTCTTCGTCCCGGCTCAGAAGCTCTACGCCGCACACGGTTTCGAGTTCTGCGACCCGTTCGGCGACTACCGACTCGACCCGTACAGCGTCTTCATGACCCGCACCCTCTGA